In one window of Mytilus galloprovincialis chromosome 6, xbMytGall1.hap1.1, whole genome shotgun sequence DNA:
- the LOC143080731 gene encoding uncharacterized protein LOC143080731 encodes MESSITPAAAVCQKRKYVSEDMTIGFIGAGKMAQAMTKGFVTSGIIKGKNITLSDVSASNANPRMLQFVKEFGVTTTQDNKEVVNKSQVVVISVKPNVVNKVLKEVKEHVSKDKIVVSIAAGVPLSTFEQNLPPGSRVVRVMPNITVTVQAAASVVAPGTSVQLHDSELVRELFQSIGICEIGSEYLLDAVTGLSGSGPAYGFMAIESLADGGVNMGLPRDLALKLAAQTLLGAAKMVLESGKHPGQLKDDVCSPGGTTIAAVQSLEKSGFRSCLIGAVEAATLKAQELGSKNK; translated from the coding sequence ATGGAATCATCAATTACTCCAGCCGCAGCTGTCTGTCAAAAGAGGAAATATGTTTCCGAAGACATGACTATTGGATTTATAGGGGCTGGCAAAATGGCCCAAGCAATGACAAAAGGTTTTGTTACCTCAGGTATCATCAAAGGAAAGAACATTACACTTTCAGATGTTTCAGCAAGTAATGCAAATCCCAGAATGCTTCAGTTTGTTAAGGAATTCGGAGTAACAACAACACAAGATAACAAAGAAGTTGTGAATAAGAGTCAAGTTGTGGTTATATCTGTCAAACCCAATGTTGTCAATAAAGTACTAAAGGAGGTCAAAGAGCATGTGTCAAAGGACAAAATAGTTGTGTCAATAGCTGCAGGAGTACCACTCTCTACTTTCGAACAAAACTTACCTCCTGGTTCCAGAGTTGTCAGAGTTATGCCAAACATTACTGTCACGGTACAGGCAGCAGCCTCAGTGGTAGCACCCGGTACCAGTGTCCAGCTACACGATAGTGAACTTGTAAGGGAACTGTTTCAGAGTATAGGGATATGTGAAATTGGATCGGAGTATCTATTAGATGCAGTTACAGGCCTAAGTGGTAGTGGTCCTGCATATGGATTTATGGCAATTGAATCTCTAGCTGATGGTGGTGTAAACATGGGACTCCCACGAGATTTAGCATTAAAACTAGCTGCTCAGACTTTATTGGGAGCTGCTAAAATGGTTCTAGAATCGGGTAAACATCCAGGGCAACTAAAGGATGATGTCTGCTCACCAGGAGGAACTACTATAGCTGCAGTGCAATCTCTTGAGAAGTCTGGATTTAGATCATGTTTAATTGGTGCTGTTGAAGCAGCAACATTAAAAGCACAAGAACTTGGAtctaaaaacaaataa
- the LOC143080730 gene encoding nucleolar protein 9-like — MGKSRRNKDENDSNFSQKKERVDENTINYYRRVTETLNEGFSTDEDRELFLDNVFNQLEEDGPKVCRLASTSRVLEKLILDAQDKNILQLLKAFSQDWIVLLSDRFGSHVLQKLICQIPRCLSKISNEEDTEDETIYTYFLNLCNFLKDNISDARTDVYASHILRVVLQVLGGVNVGEQVVRSRLSRNQDKDGQDEINMDNFSPSDKFKKVLLKFTKVILSSETLNMEICSATNNPLIQTVLLVLHKVNDQKCQKYLKKLLCIPGLFESNEESLPVIAKDEVGSFMVEQILNLCSGEFYTELYKKLFKGKLLLYAVHPVSNFILQRLITNVKEKEHFEEIFGELCGYLEDMLAVNHLGVVTRLAETCHRLGCNQEKLLRSLKAAFHCLEPVERETKVAPLLLSLTTYEIYYGMTDSDVKKEDETDKEPAKKDPVLTDINYHGSMLLQHLLKFGNPKQMVTSLLELKPVELKNLSCNPCGSHVVDAFFQSKTIGEKSREAFVNRIKGQYLDIACNKNGSRTLEMIWKHVNTSQKIAIATELGKQEHKIRGDRFGFFVHKNFGIFQFVQRRKDWEENLNANLKKRKLFEEILGVDSSGNKKKKGSSKSEDNPLKLEDSDDEEEAKTKKPVLYKRKLGYEQTIPGSKKQSKEYQLKDKKMKHLLNEVTGKKKKK; from the exons ATGGGAAAAAGCAGAAGAAACAAGGATGAAAATGACTCAAACTTTTCTCAAAAGAAAGAAAGGGTTGATGAGAATACAATTAACTATTACAGACGAGTCACAGAGACATTGAATGAGGGATTTTCAACAGATGAAGATAGAG aaTTGTTCTTGGATAATGTTTTTAATCAGCTTGAAGAGGATGGACCAAAAGTGTGCAGACTAGCAAGTACTAGTCGTGTGTTAGAAAAACTTATACTTGATGCgcaagacaaaaatattttacaattattaaaagCGTTTAGCCAAGACTGGATTGTATTATTGTCAGACCGATTTGGAAGCCATGTTTTACAGAAACTAATTTGTCAAATTCCACGATGTTTATCTAAGATTTCTAATGAAGAAGATACAGAGGATGAAACTATTTACACATACTTCTTAAATCTTTGTAACTTTCTCAAGGATAACATTTCTGACGCAAGGACAGATGTGTATGCCTCACATATTTTGAGGGTAGTTTTACAAGTTTTAGGTGGTGTAAATGTTGGAGAACAAGTTGTTAGAAGTCGTCTTTCAAGAAATCAGGATAAAG ATGGACAAGATGAAATTAACATGGACAATTTCAGCCCATCTGACAAATTCAAGAAAGTATTACTGAAATTTACCAAAGTCATACTAAGTTCTGAGACCTTAAATA tggaGATTTGTAGTGCTACAAATAACCCTCTGATACAGACAGTACTTCTGGTATTACACAAAGTGAATGACCAAAAGTGTCAGAAATACTTAAAGAAACTCCTCTGTATTCCTGGTCTCTTTGAATCGAACGAGGAGAG CCTTCCTGTCATTGCTAAGGATGAAGTTGGATCTTTTATGGTGGAGCAAATTTTAAATCTGTGTTCAGGAGAATTTTACACTGAACTGTACAAAAAGCTATTCAAAGGGAAACTACTGTTGTATGCAGTTCATCCAGTGTCAAATTTTATTCTTCAGAGACTaatcacaaatgtaaaagaaaaagaGCAT TTTGAGGAGATATTTGGAGAACTATGTGGATATTTGGAAGACATGTTAGCTGTAAATCATTTAGGAGTAGTGACTAGGCTAGCAGAGACTTGTCACAGGCTGGGATGTAATCAAGAAAAACTTTTAAGA TCTCTAAAGGCAGCATTTCATTGTTTGGAACCAGTAGAAAGAGAAACGAAGGTGGCGCCACTGTTGCTTTCACTAACTACATATGAGATATATTATGGTATGACAGACAGTGATGTAAAGAAAGAAGACGAAACTGAT AAAGAACCAGCAAAGAAAGATCCAGTTTTAACAGATATTAATTACCATGGGTCCATGTTACTTCAACATTTATTGAAGTTTGGTAACCCTAAACAGATGGTTACCAGTCTACTAGAACTGAAACCAGTTGAGTTGAAGAATTTGTCATGTAACCCATGTGGTAGTCATGTGGTGGATGCATTTTTCCAGAGCAAAACAATTGGAGAAAAAAGTAGAGAGGCATTTGTAAATAGAATAAAG GGTCAATATCTTGATATTGCTTGTAATAAAAATGGAAGCAGAACATTGGAAATGATTTGGAAACATGTAAATACAAGCCAGAAAATTGCTATAGCTACAGAACTTGGTAAACAGGAACACAAAATTAGGGGAGACAGATTTGGATTCTTTGTTCATAAAAACTTTGGAATTTTCCAATTTGTTCAACGGAGGAAAGATTGGGAGGAAAATCTGAATGCCaatttgaagaaaagaaaattgttcgAAGAGATTTTAGGAG TTGATTCCTCaggaaataaaaagaagaaaggTAGTAGTAAATCTGAAGACAATCCACTTAAGTTAGAG GACAGTGATGATGAAGAGGAAGCTAAAACAAAGAAACCTGTATTGTACAAAAGGAAACTAGGATATGAACAAACAATACCAGGAAgtaaaaaacaatcaaaagaatatcaattaaaagacaagaaaatgaaacatttgtTAAATGAAGTGACtgggaagaagaaaaagaaataa